A genomic stretch from Plasmodium brasilianum strain Bolivian I chromosome 9, whole genome shotgun sequence includes:
- a CDS encoding ethanolamine kinase, which yields MSLCVSLCLLVFLIVEIPTGMTFYVGKGKRACFISSASSYGGINMMADKGTVVYGSLKSRAVGAKNAEGNVKVMNYDNEMLLTNKLEDKKRDDHIGEKTIRKRITHNVEAVVEGTTSANKTDVEKKNYSDFNIYIENNKIKEYISDIDITKEEICTLYEDMHMGRMFENLVAKLYYSKKINGFVHLYNGQEAISSGIIKNLTISDFVTSTYRDHVHAISKGVPPKEVLNELYGNYYGSTNKGKGGSMHIYSKTQNFIGGFGFIGEQIPIAVGLAYSILYKREFSSDAYGFTAEQWKQRGQRDEAWVESIDERANQNGIGSEEGHHNSSNNGSSGDSDSGSSGERSKIDVVVCFLGDGTTNIGQFFESLNLAATYNLPIIFVIENNNWAIGMENSRASVNDIMNNYTKGKAFNIETYKIDGNDVLSIYKLAKKKINDIRNRKCGPVLIEAITYRSKGHSLADPDELRLSEEKTSWRKRDPLVYLSNYMKKENIVDESYFEKIKKKIQNILEDAQNDANENYKKSQHIDICHLFKHNIFAPSENTPYNSHYENYKKFDNLSHSDLREYYQALLKENERKRKNKKNDITEKFDEKKIPLNRGRGRGRGRGRGRGRGRGRGRGRGRGRGRGRGRGMMDFPLTTHVYTLPSNDVIKNLPFKQYKINYSSEGGFKRSSKIETDEADEASVAYATDEANETDEAGVAYATDEANETDEADETDEADETDEANEANW from the exons atgagtcTGTGTGTATCTCTCTGTTTGCTGGTCTTCCTAATTGTAGAGATACCTACTGGTATGACTTTTTATGTAGGAAAGGGTAAAAGGGCATGCTTTATATCTTCTGCATCCTCATATGGAGGAATTAACATGATGGCTGACAAGGGAACAGTGGTGTATGGATCTTTGAAAAGTAGAGCAGTGGGGGCAAAAAACGCAGAGGGTAATGTTAAGGTAATGAATTATGATAACGAAATGCTGCTTACTAACAAGTtagaagataaaaaaagggaCGATCATATAGGGGAAAAAACGATTAGGAAAAGAATAACCCACAATGTAGAAGCAGTAGTAGAGGGCACTACTAGTGCTAACAAAACtgatgtagaaaaaaaaaactactctgattttaatatatatattgagaataataaaataaaagaatacatATCTGATATTGATATAACAAAGGAAGAAATATGTACTTTATATGAGGATATGCATATGGGAAGAATGTTTGAAAATTTAGTagcaaaattatattatagtaaaaaaattaatggtTTCGTTCATTTGTATAATGGACAAGAAGCAATAAGTTCAGGgatcataaaaaatttaaccaTTTCCGACTTCGTTACTAGTACATATAGAGATCATGTGCATGCCATTAGTAAAGGGGTACCACCAAAAGAGGTTTTAAATGAATTGTATGGAAATTACTATGGAAGTACGAATAAAGGTAAAGGAGGAtctatgcatatttatagtAAGACACAAAATTTCATTGGGGGGTTTGGTTTTATAGGAGAACAGATTCCTATAGCCGTGGGCCTTGCCTatagtattttatataagcGAGAATTTTCTTCAGATGCATATGGATTTACTGCAGAACAGTGGAAACAAAGGGGGCAAAGGGACGAAGCGTGGGTTGAATCCATTGATGAAAGGGCAAATCAAAATGGAATAGGTTCCGAGGAGGGCCACCAtaacagtagtaataatgGTAGCAGTGGTGATAGTGATAGTGGTAGCAGCGGGGAGAGGAGCAAGATTGACGTAGTGGTGTGCTTCCTAGGAGATGGAACGACAAATATCGGTCAGTTCTTTGAGTCATTGAACCTAGCTGCCACGTATAACTTACccataatttttgtaatagaAAATAACAACTGGGCTATTGGCATGGAAAATTCTAGAGCCTCGGTAAATGATATTATGAACAATTATACTAAAGGAAAAGCATTTAACATAGAAACATACAAAATAGATGGTAATGATGttttaagtatttataaattagccaaaaaaaaaattaacgatATAAGGAATAGAAAATGTGGACCAGTACTAATTGAAGCTATTACTTATAGGTCCAAAGGACATTCCTTAGCTGACCCAGATGAACTTCGACTCTCTGAGGAAAAAACATCATGGAGAAAAAGAGATCCATTAGTATACTTATcgaattatatgaaaaaagaaaatattgttGATGAatcatattttgaaaaaattaaaaaaaaaatacagaatATCCTTGAAGATGCTCAGAATGATgctaatgaaaattataaaaagagtcaacatatagatatatgtCATTTGtttaaacataatatttttgctcCTTCTGAAAATACTCCTTATAATAGTCATTatgaaaattacaaaaagtTTGATAACTTGTCTCATTCTGATTTGAGGGAATACTATCAAGCTCTTCTTAAAGAGAAcgaaagaaaaaggaaaaacaaaaaaaatgacataACTGAAAAATTCGATGAGAAGAAGATCCCCTT AAACAGAGGCAGAGGTAGAGGTAGAGGCAGAGGTAGAGGCAGAGGTAGAGGCAGAGGTAGAGGCAGAGGTAGAGGCAGAGGTAGAGGCAGAGGTAGAGGCAGAG GGATGATGGACTTCCCCTTAACGACGCATGTTTACACACTTCCATCAAAtgatgttataaaaaatctTCCATTCAAG cagtataaaataaactacAGCAGCGAAGGAGGATTCAAACGTAGCAGCAAAAtagaaa CTGACGAAGCTGACGAAGCTAGCGTAGCTTACGCAACTGACGAAGCTAACGAAACTGACGAAGCTGGCGTAGCTTACGCAACTGACGAAGCTAACGAAACTGACGAAGCTGACGAAACTGACGAAGCTGACGAAACTGACGAAGCTAACGAAGCTAACTGGTAG
- a CDS encoding ethanolamine kinase gives MADNREKVEGDETPNNRNREGMNKNTRSTSNNSNSNNNSSNYNRYNNNLSLRNLNSISSTNSQITETKNKQGIEPLTERDLVIKKGEDLKVKVEEFMTRFVNNVFENKSVLYLYCKYVMLHYGKDLIDERKIDSLNFGVINGGITNILVKVEDQLEKKKYLIRLYGPKTSEIINREREKKISSILYDKNISKKIYVFFPNGRIEEFMDGYALTRENIKDSNYQKKIAQNLRVLHDINLNDTLFKDLQSSQNVKGDRPSFLWSTIWKYFNLLKEEKKKNCSYNSEANILKLIDFDMLKVLILEIEELCNRKQSPVVLCHCDLLSSNIINTTNDNISFIDFEYSCPMERAYDIANHFNEYAGFNCDWELIPSRDEEYNFIKNYLNTEDEDAINNLIDEIQPFYDNSILSPYI, from the exons ATGGCGGATAACAGGGAAAAGGTGGAAGGGGATGAAACACCGAACAACAGGAACAGAGAAGGgatgaataaaaatacaagaaGTACTAGCAacaacagtaatagtaataataatagcagcaACTACAACAGgtacaataataatttatcgtTAAGGAACCTTAATAGCATCTCGTCGACGAACTCACAAATaacagaaacaaaaaataagcaaGGGATAGAGCCTCTAACTGAAAGGGATTTAGTAATAAAGAAGGGGGAGGACTTAAAGGTGAAGGTAGAAGAGTTTATGACTAGGTTTGTAAATAatgtttttgaaaataagagtgtattgtatttatattgtaaatatGTTATGTTACATTATGGAAAAGATTTAATAGATGAAAGGAAAATAGACTCTTTAAATTTTGGAGTTATAAATGGAGGTATAACTAATATATTAGTAAAAGTAGAAGAtcaattagaaaaaaagaaatatttgaTAAGGTTGTATGGACCTAAGACTAgtgaaattattaatagagaaagagaaaaaaaaatctcaagtatattatatgataaaaatatttcaaaaaaaatttatgtatttttccCTAATGGTAGAATAGAAGAATTTATGGATGGTTATGCTTTAACaagagaaaatataaaagattcaaattatcaaaaaaaaattgcacaaAATTTAAGAGTACTACATGATATTAATCTAAATGATACGTTATTTAAAGATTTGCAAAGTTCACAGAATGTGAAAGGAGATAGACCATCTTTTTTATGGAGTACTAtatggaaatattttaatttactaaaagaagaaaaaaaaaaaaattgttcatatAACTCAGaagcaaatatattaaaactaaTTGATTTTGATATGTTAAAAGTATTGATTTTAGAAATAGAAGAATTATGTAATAGAAAACAATCTCCAGTAGTGTTATGTCATTGTGATTTGTTATcttctaatattattaatacaactaatgataatatttctttcattGATTTTGAATACTCTTGTCCAATGGAAAGAGCTTATGATATTGCAAATCATTTCAATGAATATGCTGGCTTTAACTGCGATTGGGAATTAATACCTTCAAGGGAtgaagaatataattttattaaaaattatttaaatacgGAAGATGAAGATGCAATTAATAATTTGATTGATGAAATACAACCATTTTAT GATAACAGCATCCTGTCTCCCTATATTTAG